A single window of Girardinichthys multiradiatus isolate DD_20200921_A chromosome 15, DD_fGirMul_XY1, whole genome shotgun sequence DNA harbors:
- the map3k7 gene encoding mitogen-activated protein kinase kinase kinase 7 isoform X4 → MTILQPLAPCPNSKESMAVFEQHCKMAQEYLKVQTEIALLIQRKKELIAELDQDEKDQQNTSRLVQEHKKLLEENKSLSTYYQKCKKQLELIRMQQQKRQGTS, encoded by the exons ATGACGATCCTACAG CCACTGGCTCCCTGTCCAAACTCCAAAGAATCCATGGCCGTGTTTGAGCAGCACTGCAAGATGGCCCAAGAATACCTGAAAGTCCAAACAGAGATTGCCCTGCTGATTCAGCGGAA gaagGAGCTCATCGCTGAACTGGACCAAGACGAGAAAGACCAGCAGAATACGTCACGTCTGGTACAGGAGCACAAAAAACTGCTGGAGGAGAACAAGAGTCTGTCTACATACTACCAGAAGTGCAAAAAACAGCTGGAACTGATCCGGATGCAGCAGCAAAAGAGACAGGGCACATCATAA